The genome window TGTTCGATTCAATTTATTGCGGAACAGATAAGACCAAGTATTACAAGCCTTAATTGATGTGTCTGCCCAAAAACTGAATATAAGCGTAAAAGAACTACTAAAATACTGACACAATATGTGAATGTCAATGTCCTTTGATAGTCTTCCTGCGTACTGATTACTTCCTGAGCACGTGTATACACCTGCGTCATCACATTTACCATCGATACTATATGACAGCGACTTCGTATCTAATACAGTATGCTTGTTATTTCCGTCCTTGCTTATGACGATAGTTGATCCAGGATTACTATCTAGCAAACATTTTAGAGTCACAGTACTGCTTTCTGTGACATTGAAACTGCTGGATTCTTGATATTGTTCCAGGTAAAATACTATGTTTTCAGCGCCAACTGAAAATTAGGCAAACTAAATAATCGATACACCCAAGATATCAATTCTTTCCAGGACAACACTATCCAGTAAGAGAGAGTTACTGCACTGCTCTTTCTATCATTGCGATCTATCAAGATATAGAATCTGACATTGATAACTTTTATAGTTTTGAGATTTCCGCTGACAAAATATAAGCATACAAACCAACAAAGATAAATAACTCTTTAAATATAGAAACAAGTAATTACTGATATTCATTACACTTTTGTCTTGCAAGGtatatctacatatgaagtttcagaTTGATAGCTCTTAAAGTCTTTGAGATACCCTCAagacaaaatatgaaataaaacatttaaagcttTAGATATATGGAGCAGACACAAAGTgaaggctctaacaatttatctTCAAATGTGGCCTCGACTAATAGCCAGCTTGCCTGACCCATGCTTTCTGCACATTGCCTTATTGACATTTACGTCTAGCCCATCGTCAAAATTACGTTGATAGCTACCTTGATGTTTGACCTCAACATTGATATACCCATCGTACACTTAATAATGAATTGGgataacataacaattaaaggTTTGAAACTTACACAAAACATCCAGATGAAAGCTCTTATAATCCGTCTTATTCTGATTCGGTTCATCGGTTGGGTTAAGTTCATTGGTTGCGGTACAATAATAAATAGCATCGTCTTTGCGTTGTACTGAAGGTAGATACAGTTGTTGATTGTGCCATGTTTCATTTGAGCCATTACGAGTCCAAATAAATGTTAATTCAGCTGGATTACCAACCGTGACCGAGCAATTATATGTAAATGCCCTGCCCTTTACAATCTGCTGATCTGTAATTTCTGTCACAGATGGACCGTCTGAAAATACAAAACACTTTACACAGGGCATTATGAATATAAACATGTAGAAGCTATGAGCAAAATGAATCAAACTTAACTAGCAAAATATTATTTCGCGTCATTATATGTACAAATACAGTAAGCTTACATAAAACGTCTATCAATGGCTTCGTTGCTGATTCTATCTTTGCTGAACCTACATTCTCAGCTGAACATTTAATGCGAAGACCATGATCATATCGGGTTAAAACTAATGTCAGGACACTTGATGTACCCGCCGTACTTAGAGAACTGATTGATAGAGATGTTATATTGATATTAGTTGCATTTGTGTCACTGAACTTGAACCATTGGACTCTGGGCGCAGGTTCGCCCGGCGAAGTCTTGCATTCGAACTGTCTGCCTCTTCCTTCTATCACCGATAGATTTCCAAGGTCAGGTGAAAGTGTCACTGAACGGACGGGTACTGAAACACAGAGGCAATGCAGGATAAAGAGCATTCAAAATAAACTCATACTTTAATGTTATTTAGGGTAATCTAATCATTCTATTGCCGTATAgaaaatatacttttatatttCGGAATATCGCGACAAGAAATCGAGCCATACCAATTTAAAGGGATTAATTATAAAAGTAATGCTGAACAAATGTTACCTTGAACATTGAGAATCACAGTCGTACTAAACACGTTTGGAAACGACCCTACTTGATGTGAACACATCCATGTCGAGCCTTGACTGGAAATTCTTTGCACattgtatattattatattgaattGGTTATCCGCTGGACATGAGTAACCATACTTACTCACGTTACCATCAAAATATGCACATGTGGATCCCGGAGCATCGTATATAGACAAGTGGGATGCAAAACTAGTTCCATTTTGCTTAAGTTGGTTCCATGCAATTAACTGGTGAACAGTTTTGTTTGTCTGGTATGTACAATTCAGAGTAAGGTTCATCCCTTGTACAATATCCACAGTACCACTGGGAGATATGCTCGGTGTTGAGACATTTT of Dreissena polymorpha isolate Duluth1 chromosome 15, UMN_Dpol_1.0, whole genome shotgun sequence contains these proteins:
- the LOC127860254 gene encoding nephrin-like; the encoded protein is MHRKQRMKERTSFMFIHIFAFTVINGENVSTPSISPSGTVDIVQGMNLTLNCTYQTNKTVHQLIAWNQLKQNGTSFASHLSIYDAPGSTCAYFDGNVSKYGYSCPADNQFNIIIYNVQRISSQGSTWMCSHQVGSFPNVFSTTVILNVQVPVRSVTLSPDLGNLSVIEGRGRQFECKTSPGEPAPRVQWFKFSDTNATNINITSLSISSLSTAGTSSVLTLVLTRYDHGLRIKCSAENVGSAKIESATKPLIDVLYGPSVTEITDQQIVKGRAFTYNCSVTVGNPAELTFIWTRNGSNETWHNQQLYLPSVQRKDDAIYYCTATNELNPTDEPNQNKTDYKSFHLDVLFGAENIVFYLEQYQESSSFNVTESSTVTLKCLLDSNPGSTIVISKDGNNKHTVLDTKSLSYSIDGKCDDAGVYTCSGSNQYAGRLSKDIDIHILCTPRAAPNVHISYNVSSVRDANVTLSFTALAFPPLQQSSFLWQKCTISGCEPVLRDKTVVSFSTSGFGNRLGECNLTIVNVREDDYTEYQMTVNGISDKKWRFFLNALDKPQPPTDFMVIVDYVTKTSANATWLSGYNGGLPQTFQLQIRESGDSKWTIHYIQENSTINTGNMYFVVNGLQSGFEYEMKLFAFNAIGNTSSVHITFSTLNHMVSVSSSSPNVASVAGGIIAGIVGILITVLCVVLRRYKIKCFLKHDLLDKVVYDTAERTNINNGVYDELQNVNTNGLSECSVSFYNELGKAYESLDCSLR